In Xiphias gladius isolate SHS-SW01 ecotype Sanya breed wild chromosome 6, ASM1685928v1, whole genome shotgun sequence, a single genomic region encodes these proteins:
- the si:ch211-198n5.11 gene encoding methylcrotonoyl-coenzyme A carboxylase 2 isoform X1: MYRCMTRSVCSGGRACPALVPPHTQSPLWMLRNTTEERHHRLAEQRWKSSVRCMSSAARKRRPLRSAFPVLEQPLQPIHQHVYEANLRNSNACHKKFIELAEKVRKGGGENSIARHTKRNKKLLVRDRLRLLLDDEDFLELSPFAGLGLPYGDIPSAGCLTGIGRISGLWCVFIANDATVKGGTAYPITVKKQLRAQEVAIQNRLPCVYLVDSGGAFLPLQSEIFPDKNQGGRTFYNEAIMSAMKIPQVSVVCGSCTAGGAYIPTMAEETVMVHRIGTIFLGGPPLVKAATGEEVTPEDLGGARLHAEVSGCVDHFAWEEKEAYDYTRNIISTLNFQLPEEEEEDEERTKKRTAEEQPLYSSEELLGLAPQSYSYSLDVKMVISRLTDGSRFQEFKARYGTTLITGFSKIHGHLVGIVANNGELSQQAALKGSHFVQLCDQRDIPLLFLQNTAPTAAPTLSITQAEMNSNRLKAQGSMLSAVACASVPKITVVVGGCHGADSYAMCGRAFDPNFLFLWPNARVSMAAPGHAGSLLPPDSELEEEQKQQQEDNFNRRLKEESSAFFSSGRLWDDGVILPQDTRKVLRDCLDIIKQQQCQLSTEKRQSALLRM; this comes from the exons atgtaCCGCTGCATGACAAG gAGTGTGTGTAGTGGAGGAAGAGCGTGTCCTGCCTTGGTGCCTCCTCACACTCAGTCACCATTATGGATGTTaagaaacacaacagaggagAGACATCACAG GTTGGCTGAGCAGCGTTGGAAGAGTTCAGTCCGCTGTATGAGCTCTGCAGCCAGGAAGAGGAGACCTCTGCGCAGTGCCTTCCCAGTGCTGGAGCAGCCCCTCCAGCCCATCCACCAGCACGTGTATGAGGCTAACCTCCGAAACAGCAACGCCTGCCATAAGAA GTTCATAGAGTTGGCTGAGAAGGTGAGGAAAGGTGGAGGGGAGAACAGCATCGCCAggcacacaaagagaaacaagaagTTGCTGGTCAGGGATCGTCTGCGCCTTCTGCTGGACGATGAGGACTTTCTGGAGCTGTCACCATTCGCGGGTCTGGGTCTGCCCTACGGGGACATCCCTTCAGCCGGCTGCCTGACAG GTATCGGCAGGATCAGTGGTCTGTGGTGTGTGTTCATTGCCAACGATGCCACAGTGAAAGGCGGAACAGCGTATCCAATCACAGTGAAGAAGCAACTAAGAGCGCAAGAAGTGGCGATTCAAAACCGCCTGCCTTGTGTTTACCTGGTCGACTCTGGGGGAGCTTTCCTACCACTGCAg TCAGAGATCTTTCCGGATAAGAACCAGGGAGGAAGGACGTTCTATAACGAAGCCATCATGTCTGCCATGAAGATCCCGCAG GTGTCAGTGGTGTGTGGGTCATGCACGGCGGGTGGAGCTTACATCCCCACGATGGCAGAAGAGACAGTGATGGTGCACCGGATAGGGACGATATTCCTGGGGGGGCCGCCACTTGTCAAGGCCGCCACAGGAGAGGAAGTGACACCAGAGGACCTGGGAGGAGCCAGGCTTCATGCTGA AGTGAGTGGCTGTGTGGATCATTTCGCCTGGGAAGAAAAGGAGGCGTACGATTACACCAGAAACATCATTTCCACCCTCAACTTCCAACTgcctgaggaagaggaggaggatgaggagcgGACGAAGAAGAGGACAGCTGAGGAGCAGCCACTGTACAGTTCAGAGGAGCTTCTGGGCCTCGCTCCGCAGAGTTATAGCTACAGTCTGGACGTTAAAATG GTCATCAGTCGGCTGACGGACGGCAGCCGCTTCCAGGAGTTTAAGGCTCGTTACGGAACCACGCTGATCACTGGTTTTTCAAAGATACACGg CCACCTGGTGGGAATAGTAGCCAACAACGGAGAGCTGTCACAGCAGGCCGCCCTGAAAGGAAGCCATTTTGTCCAGTTATGTGACCAGAGAGACAtcccactcctcttcctccagaaCACAGCACCCACAGCAGCACCAACACTCTCCATAACACAG GCAGAGATGAACAGTAACCGTCTGAAGGCTCAGGGTTCAATGCTGTCCGCAGTAGCGTGCGCCTCCGTCCCCAAAATCACTGTGGTGGTTGGTGGTTGCCACGGTGCTGACAGCTACGCCATG TGCGGACGGGCCTTTGACCCCAATTTCCTGTTCCTGTGGCCCAACGCCAGAGTGTCGATGGCGGCTCCGGGTCACGCTGGCTCTCTGCTTCCCCCCGACAGTGAGCTGGAGGaagagcagaagcagcagcaggaggacaaCTTTAACAGGAGATTAAAAGAAGAGAGCTCAGCTTTCTTCTCCTCTGGCAGGCTCTGGGACGATGGAGTCATTTTGCCCCAGGACACCAGGAAG gTTCTCAGAGACTGCCTGGACAtcatcaaacagcagcagtgtcagCTTTCCACAGAAAAACGGCAATCAGCACTTCTACGTATGTAG
- the si:ch211-198n5.11 gene encoding methylcrotonoyl-coenzyme A carboxylase 2 isoform X2 has product MLRNTTEERHHRLAEQRWKSSVRCMSSAARKRRPLRSAFPVLEQPLQPIHQHVYEANLRNSNACHKKFIELAEKVRKGGGENSIARHTKRNKKLLVRDRLRLLLDDEDFLELSPFAGLGLPYGDIPSAGCLTGIGRISGLWCVFIANDATVKGGTAYPITVKKQLRAQEVAIQNRLPCVYLVDSGGAFLPLQSEIFPDKNQGGRTFYNEAIMSAMKIPQVSVVCGSCTAGGAYIPTMAEETVMVHRIGTIFLGGPPLVKAATGEEVTPEDLGGARLHAEVSGCVDHFAWEEKEAYDYTRNIISTLNFQLPEEEEEDEERTKKRTAEEQPLYSSEELLGLAPQSYSYSLDVKMVISRLTDGSRFQEFKARYGTTLITGFSKIHGHLVGIVANNGELSQQAALKGSHFVQLCDQRDIPLLFLQNTAPTAAPTLSITQAEMNSNRLKAQGSMLSAVACASVPKITVVVGGCHGADSYAMCGRAFDPNFLFLWPNARVSMAAPGHAGSLLPPDSELEEEQKQQQEDNFNRRLKEESSAFFSSGRLWDDGVILPQDTRKVLRDCLDIIKQQQCQLSTEKRQSALLRM; this is encoded by the exons ATGTTaagaaacacaacagaggagAGACATCACAG GTTGGCTGAGCAGCGTTGGAAGAGTTCAGTCCGCTGTATGAGCTCTGCAGCCAGGAAGAGGAGACCTCTGCGCAGTGCCTTCCCAGTGCTGGAGCAGCCCCTCCAGCCCATCCACCAGCACGTGTATGAGGCTAACCTCCGAAACAGCAACGCCTGCCATAAGAA GTTCATAGAGTTGGCTGAGAAGGTGAGGAAAGGTGGAGGGGAGAACAGCATCGCCAggcacacaaagagaaacaagaagTTGCTGGTCAGGGATCGTCTGCGCCTTCTGCTGGACGATGAGGACTTTCTGGAGCTGTCACCATTCGCGGGTCTGGGTCTGCCCTACGGGGACATCCCTTCAGCCGGCTGCCTGACAG GTATCGGCAGGATCAGTGGTCTGTGGTGTGTGTTCATTGCCAACGATGCCACAGTGAAAGGCGGAACAGCGTATCCAATCACAGTGAAGAAGCAACTAAGAGCGCAAGAAGTGGCGATTCAAAACCGCCTGCCTTGTGTTTACCTGGTCGACTCTGGGGGAGCTTTCCTACCACTGCAg TCAGAGATCTTTCCGGATAAGAACCAGGGAGGAAGGACGTTCTATAACGAAGCCATCATGTCTGCCATGAAGATCCCGCAG GTGTCAGTGGTGTGTGGGTCATGCACGGCGGGTGGAGCTTACATCCCCACGATGGCAGAAGAGACAGTGATGGTGCACCGGATAGGGACGATATTCCTGGGGGGGCCGCCACTTGTCAAGGCCGCCACAGGAGAGGAAGTGACACCAGAGGACCTGGGAGGAGCCAGGCTTCATGCTGA AGTGAGTGGCTGTGTGGATCATTTCGCCTGGGAAGAAAAGGAGGCGTACGATTACACCAGAAACATCATTTCCACCCTCAACTTCCAACTgcctgaggaagaggaggaggatgaggagcgGACGAAGAAGAGGACAGCTGAGGAGCAGCCACTGTACAGTTCAGAGGAGCTTCTGGGCCTCGCTCCGCAGAGTTATAGCTACAGTCTGGACGTTAAAATG GTCATCAGTCGGCTGACGGACGGCAGCCGCTTCCAGGAGTTTAAGGCTCGTTACGGAACCACGCTGATCACTGGTTTTTCAAAGATACACGg CCACCTGGTGGGAATAGTAGCCAACAACGGAGAGCTGTCACAGCAGGCCGCCCTGAAAGGAAGCCATTTTGTCCAGTTATGTGACCAGAGAGACAtcccactcctcttcctccagaaCACAGCACCCACAGCAGCACCAACACTCTCCATAACACAG GCAGAGATGAACAGTAACCGTCTGAAGGCTCAGGGTTCAATGCTGTCCGCAGTAGCGTGCGCCTCCGTCCCCAAAATCACTGTGGTGGTTGGTGGTTGCCACGGTGCTGACAGCTACGCCATG TGCGGACGGGCCTTTGACCCCAATTTCCTGTTCCTGTGGCCCAACGCCAGAGTGTCGATGGCGGCTCCGGGTCACGCTGGCTCTCTGCTTCCCCCCGACAGTGAGCTGGAGGaagagcagaagcagcagcaggaggacaaCTTTAACAGGAGATTAAAAGAAGAGAGCTCAGCTTTCTTCTCCTCTGGCAGGCTCTGGGACGATGGAGTCATTTTGCCCCAGGACACCAGGAAG gTTCTCAGAGACTGCCTGGACAtcatcaaacagcagcagtgtcagCTTTCCACAGAAAAACGGCAATCAGCACTTCTACGTATGTAG